In a single window of the Pedococcus dokdonensis genome:
- a CDS encoding acetoin utilization protein AcuC has translation MPSQVRVVWDPGFTAYDFGPGHPMNPVRLDLTARLCESLGVFDHEGVEVFSPPVPDDDVLTTVHTADYVAAVRATSEDPAAADPAYGLGTDDDPGFAGMHEASARVVEGTRQICQDVWEGRTQHGVNFCGGLHHAMAGNAAGFCVYNDIAVGIRWLLDHGAKRVAYVDVDVHHGDGVERIFWDDPRVLTISLHESGRALFPGTGFASDIGGPAAEGDAVNVALPPGTGDSAWLRALHSTALPLVRAFKPDVLVTQHGCDTHAQDPLAHLAMSVDAQRAAAEALHRLAHQVCDGRWVALGGGGYELVHVVPRTWTHLTAIAAHQPVALTEPVPQDWLDHVRQAFGREGPRRMGDLDPADGPIWHQPWDMGYNPHDEVDRAIMATRQAVFDRHGLDVWFD, from the coding sequence ATGCCCTCACAGGTGCGGGTGGTCTGGGACCCCGGGTTCACCGCCTACGACTTCGGGCCGGGCCATCCCATGAACCCGGTCCGGCTCGACCTCACCGCCCGCCTCTGCGAGTCGTTGGGTGTCTTCGACCACGAGGGCGTCGAGGTGTTCTCCCCGCCCGTCCCCGACGACGACGTGCTCACCACCGTGCACACAGCCGACTACGTCGCCGCCGTGCGCGCCACGTCCGAGGACCCGGCCGCTGCCGACCCGGCCTACGGGTTGGGCACCGACGACGACCCGGGCTTCGCCGGCATGCACGAGGCCAGCGCACGGGTGGTCGAGGGCACCCGGCAGATCTGTCAGGACGTGTGGGAGGGGCGCACCCAGCACGGCGTGAACTTCTGCGGCGGGCTGCACCACGCGATGGCGGGCAACGCCGCCGGCTTCTGCGTCTACAACGACATCGCCGTCGGCATCCGCTGGCTGCTCGACCACGGCGCCAAGCGAGTGGCCTACGTCGACGTCGACGTCCACCACGGCGACGGGGTCGAGCGGATCTTCTGGGACGACCCGCGGGTGCTGACCATCTCGCTGCACGAGTCGGGGCGGGCGCTGTTCCCGGGCACCGGGTTCGCGAGCGACATCGGTGGGCCCGCCGCGGAGGGCGACGCGGTCAACGTCGCCCTGCCTCCCGGCACCGGCGACTCGGCCTGGCTGCGCGCGCTGCACTCCACCGCCCTTCCGCTGGTGCGTGCCTTCAAGCCCGACGTGCTGGTCACCCAGCACGGCTGCGACACGCACGCCCAGGACCCGCTCGCGCACCTGGCCATGTCGGTGGACGCGCAGCGGGCCGCGGCCGAGGCGCTGCACCGGCTCGCGCACCAGGTCTGCGACGGACGCTGGGTCGCGCTGGGGGGCGGCGGCTACGAGCTCGTGCACGTCGTCCCGCGCACCTGGACCCACCTGACCGCCATCGCGGCCCACCAGCCGGTCGCCCTGACCGAGCCGGTGCCGCAGGACTGGCTGGACCACGTGCGCCAGGCGTTCGGCCGCGAGGGGCCGCGCCGGATGGGTGACCTCGACCCTGCCGACGGTCCGATCTGGCACCAGCCCTGGGACATGGGCTACAACCCCCACGACGAGGTCGACCGGGCCATCATGGCGACGCGGCAGGCCGTCTTCGACCGGCACGGCCTCGACGTCTGGTTCGACTGA
- a CDS encoding 30S ribosomal protein bS22: protein MGSVIKKRRKRMAKKKHRKLLRKTRHQRRNKK, encoded by the coding sequence ATGGGCTCTGTCATCAAGAAGCGCCGCAAGCGCATGGCGAAGAAGAAGCACCGCAAGCTGCTTCGCAAGACGCGCCACCAGCGTCGCAACAAGAAGTGA
- a CDS encoding lysophospholipid acyltransferase family protein: protein MAPTSGAGAPKKKPARKSTLAVGAARASGERAKRRSTPLIAADPARPAETAPATPAQAAPTPATPAAVTSTAATLAPAASSGKHRPRPVAKSVPTRKAVARSGARTTKPSRAAAAGPRRDEGGATSASPRHTPAPKVRALKAVTDDVVVPEPAIGAGSSGGSRSIAPGVEELLTAGIAAVRVAAEAAGISPDDVERHLASMLSFVRRRVTGDYTVDEFGFDEDFTRHFYLPVLRPLYRSWFRVEVRGIENIPSEGGGLVVANHSGTVAMDSLMTQVAVHDEHPEHRHLRMLGADLVFQTPVIGQVARKSGSTLAANPDAERLLSSGELCGVWPEGFKGVGKPFSERYKLQRFGRGGFVSAALRTGAPIIPCSIVGAEEIYPIIGNAKAVARLLGAPYAPITPTWPLLGPLGLIPLPSKWIIEFGSPVETADLGPNAADDPMLVFDLTDQVRETIQQTLYSLLMQRRSVFF, encoded by the coding sequence ATGGCTCCCACCTCGGGCGCTGGGGCGCCGAAGAAGAAGCCGGCCCGCAAGAGCACGCTGGCGGTGGGTGCAGCACGGGCGTCGGGGGAGCGCGCCAAGCGCCGTAGCACCCCGCTCATCGCGGCCGACCCGGCTCGCCCGGCCGAGACCGCACCCGCAACCCCCGCTCAGGCCGCCCCCACGCCGGCCACCCCTGCGGCGGTCACCTCCACGGCGGCAACGCTCGCCCCGGCCGCGTCGAGCGGGAAGCACCGCCCGCGCCCGGTCGCCAAGTCGGTCCCGACGCGCAAGGCGGTGGCCCGCTCCGGGGCCCGCACCACGAAGCCGTCCCGAGCGGCGGCCGCCGGACCCCGGCGCGACGAGGGCGGCGCGACGTCGGCGAGCCCGCGGCATACCCCGGCCCCGAAGGTGCGCGCCCTCAAGGCGGTCACCGACGACGTCGTCGTGCCCGAGCCCGCGATCGGCGCCGGCTCGTCGGGCGGGTCGCGCAGCATCGCCCCGGGCGTGGAAGAGCTGCTGACGGCCGGCATCGCCGCCGTGCGGGTGGCCGCCGAGGCCGCAGGCATCTCGCCCGACGACGTCGAGCGGCACCTCGCCTCGATGCTCTCCTTCGTCCGGCGGCGGGTGACCGGGGACTACACGGTCGACGAGTTCGGCTTCGACGAGGACTTCACCCGGCACTTCTACCTGCCGGTGCTGCGCCCCCTCTACCGCTCGTGGTTCCGGGTCGAGGTGCGCGGGATCGAGAACATCCCCTCCGAGGGTGGCGGCCTGGTCGTGGCCAACCACTCCGGCACCGTCGCCATGGACTCCCTGATGACGCAGGTGGCCGTCCACGACGAGCACCCGGAGCACCGGCACCTGCGCATGCTCGGCGCCGACCTCGTGTTCCAGACCCCGGTGATCGGCCAGGTCGCGCGCAAGTCCGGGTCGACCCTGGCCGCCAACCCCGACGCCGAGCGGCTGCTGTCGAGCGGTGAGCTGTGCGGGGTGTGGCCGGAGGGGTTCAAGGGTGTGGGCAAGCCGTTCAGCGAGCGCTACAAGCTGCAGCGGTTCGGGCGTGGCGGCTTCGTCTCCGCGGCCCTGCGCACCGGGGCGCCGATCATCCCGTGCTCGATCGTCGGGGCCGAGGAGATCTACCCGATCATCGGCAACGCGAAGGCCGTCGCCCGGCTGCTCGGGGCGCCGTACGCACCGATCACGCCGACCTGGCCGCTGCTCGGTCCGCTCGGGCTGATCCCGTTGCCGAGCAAGTGGATCATCGAGTTCGGGTCACCGGTCGAGACCGCCGACCTGGGCCCGAACGCCGCCGACGACCCGATGCTCGTGTTCGACCTCACCGACCAGGTGCGCGAGACGATCCAGCAGACCCTCTACTCGCTGCTGATGCAGCGTCGGTCGGTCTTCTTCTGA
- a CDS encoding NAD-dependent epimerase/dehydratase family protein: MRADIRNPMIGKIIAQSEVDTVVHMNVIATPTHAGGRTSQKEINVIGTMQLLAACQKASSIKRLVVKSSAAVYGSSPRDPAMFTEDMGPKSLPRAGFGKDSVEVEGYVRGFSRRRPDVEISMLRFANIIGRGIRTSLTDYFALPVVPVPFGYDARLQFVHESDAIASLLVATTGPSSGITNIAGDGVITVAQAAGMAGRPIVPVPMPAAGIFGNLVKRSGLADFSSDQIQFLAYGRGLDTRRMREVLGFEPSYTTRAAFLDYAQGVGSAIPGAGVVGAAVTGAAGTAASAISHVWAAGRND; the protein is encoded by the coding sequence GTGCGGGCCGACATCCGCAACCCGATGATCGGCAAGATCATCGCGCAGTCCGAGGTCGACACCGTCGTGCACATGAACGTGATCGCGACCCCGACCCATGCCGGTGGCCGGACCTCCCAGAAGGAGATCAACGTCATCGGCACGATGCAGCTGCTCGCGGCGTGCCAGAAGGCGTCGAGCATCAAGCGGCTGGTGGTGAAGTCGTCGGCCGCGGTCTACGGCTCGAGCCCCCGCGATCCCGCGATGTTCACCGAGGACATGGGCCCGAAGTCGTTGCCACGAGCCGGGTTCGGCAAGGACTCGGTCGAGGTCGAGGGCTATGTGCGGGGCTTCTCACGGCGGCGTCCGGACGTCGAGATCTCGATGCTGCGGTTCGCCAACATCATCGGCCGTGGCATCCGCACCTCGCTCACCGACTACTTCGCGCTGCCCGTGGTGCCGGTCCCGTTCGGCTACGACGCACGGCTGCAGTTCGTCCACGAATCCGACGCGATCGCCTCGCTCCTCGTCGCCACCACCGGTCCGAGCAGCGGCATCACCAACATCGCCGGCGACGGTGTCATCACGGTGGCCCAGGCCGCCGGGATGGCCGGTCGCCCGATCGTGCCGGTGCCGATGCCGGCAGCCGGGATCTTCGGCAACCTGGTCAAGCGCTCCGGCCTGGCCGACTTCAGCAGCGACCAGATCCAGTTCCTGGCCTACGGCCGCGGGCTCGACACCCGTCGGATGCGCGAGGTGCTGGGCTTCGAGCCGTCCTACACGACGCGCGCCGCCTTCCTGGACTACGCGCAAGGCGTCGGCTCGGCGATCCCGGGTGCCGGGGTGGTCGGCGCCGCCGTCACCGGTGCCGCAGGCACTGCCGCGAGCGCGATCAGCCACGTCTGGGCTGCAGGGAGGAACGACTGA
- a CDS encoding helix-turn-helix domain-containing protein: protein MSNERQLAEVRFLTVAEVASIMRVSKMTVYRMVHAGELPAIRVGRSFRVPEDAVHKYLRTSYVDTA, encoded by the coding sequence ATGTCCAACGAGCGACAGCTCGCCGAGGTGCGGTTCCTGACCGTCGCCGAGGTGGCCTCGATCATGCGCGTGTCGAAGATGACGGTGTACCGCATGGTGCACGCAGGAGAGCTTCCCGCCATCCGCGTGGGGCGGTCCTTCCGGGTTCCGGAGGACGCCGTGCACAAGTACCTGCGAACCTCATACGTCGACACCGCGTGA
- a CDS encoding sigma-70 family RNA polymerase sigma factor produces the protein MLSPARGTATWPTNRPAFGYAGVGTGPGDDHGLGPATAQFLDSLRVALSIAGDAGTLSGGSGGSGGSATRASFGPGEAPQDFERVSALVELAQRGDSEAFGLLYERYVDVVYRYVYVRVGGKQLAEDITSETFLRALRRMDSFSWQGRDIAAWFITIARNLITDNAKSARFRMEVSTADMLDADPRVEAAPDHEVLDRLRDQRLLEAVKGLKPEQAECVVLRFLQGLSLAETAKVLGKSEGAVKQLQLRAVRALHRELADVDL, from the coding sequence GTGCTCAGCCCTGCCCGAGGCACTGCGACCTGGCCAACGAACCGACCGGCGTTCGGTTACGCGGGCGTCGGCACCGGCCCGGGCGATGACCACGGCCTCGGCCCGGCGACCGCCCAGTTCCTCGACTCCCTGCGCGTGGCGCTCAGCATCGCCGGCGACGCCGGCACGCTGTCCGGTGGATCCGGGGGGTCGGGCGGGTCCGCCACCCGAGCCAGCTTCGGACCGGGTGAGGCGCCCCAGGACTTCGAGCGGGTCTCGGCCCTGGTCGAGCTCGCGCAGCGGGGTGACAGCGAGGCGTTCGGCCTGCTCTACGAGCGCTACGTCGACGTCGTCTACCGCTACGTCTACGTCCGGGTGGGCGGGAAGCAGCTGGCCGAGGACATCACCTCCGAGACCTTCCTGCGGGCGCTGCGCCGGATGGACTCCTTCTCGTGGCAGGGCCGCGACATCGCGGCGTGGTTCATCACGATCGCCCGCAACCTGATCACCGACAACGCCAAGTCCGCACGGTTCCGCATGGAGGTCTCGACGGCCGACATGCTCGACGCCGACCCGCGGGTCGAAGCGGCGCCCGACCACGAGGTGCTCGACCGGCTCCGCGACCAGCGGTTGCTCGAGGCGGTCAAGGGCCTCAAGCCCGAGCAGGCCGAGTGCGTGGTGCTCCGGTTCCTCCAGGGGCTCAGCCTGGCCGAGACCGCGAAGGTGCTCGGCAAGTCCGAGGGTGCGGTCAAGCAGCTCCAGCTCCGCGCCGTGCGCGCCCTGCACCGGGAGCTGGCCGATGTGGACCTGTGA